The DNA segment CCGAGAGGGGCTCATCCCCGGTTCCCGGGGGGAAATCGATGATCATGTAATCCAGGTCGCCCCAATCGACATCGGCCAGGAGCTGCTTGATGACGCCCATCTTCAGCGGGCCTCGCCAGATGACGGCGGAGTCCTGTTCGGGCAGGAGGAAGCCGAGAGAAACAACCTTGAGGTTCTCCCCATAAACGGCAGGCGACAGTCTGGCGCCCGGGGTCATCGGCGGCGGTCCCTCGATGTGCAAAAGCCTGGGAATGCTGGGTCCATGAAAATCCACATCCAGCAGCCCCACCTTTTTTCCCTCCAGTGCCAGAGCCACGGCCACGTTTGCGGCCACGGTGCTCTTCCCGACGCCGCCCTTTCCCGACAGAACCATGACCTTGTGGCGGATCCGCATCATCTGCTTCCGCAGCCGCTCGTCCATGTCATTCGATGCCTGCTTTTCGGTGATTTGTTTTTCGCTTCCCCCGCAATTCTGCATGCTGCTGTGTCCTCCTTCGGTTTGTATCCTTACTTTCATCCTGTGGCGGCGGATTTCTCCCTGCCGGCCGATGCGCCTCCTTGCTCCCTCTGTCTGCCGTTTTTGTCAACCCTGTTTTCGATTCTGCATGCCAGCGGTCCCGTCCGGCGGGACCTCCCCCGCCGTGGACAGCGCGGGGGAGGCTTGAGGAGGAAGGATGCTGCGAAATCGGAAGAGGGACACAAGGATGACGGTCATGAATCCGGCTTCTCAGCGCAAACGCGTCGGCTTCGGCATGGCGCATCACGTTTCCCGGTTGCAGATCGGCATCCGGGAAGGCGGTAACACTCCCGGTCCAGCCTGTCCTCTCGGAAGGCGTTGACGACCTCTTCCACGGGCCCCCGGACAAAGGAGACCAGCCGAATGCCTGAGGCCTCGACCCGGTGAGCAATGGATCTCGAAAGGGCGCCGCAGATCAGGACTTCGATCCCGAGATCCTTGAGGTGATCCGCGCGGTGGAGCGGAGAGAGACCCTTCGGGAATTCCATCCGTTGAACCCG comes from the Syntrophales bacterium genome and includes:
- a CDS encoding NifB/NifX family molybdenum-iron cluster-binding protein, which gives rise to MKIAVPFWNGRVATVFDAADEIVLIESLPGGDRVQRMEFPKGLSPLHRADHLKDLGIEVLICGALSRSIAHRVEASGIRLVSFVRGPVEEVVNAFREDRLDRECYRLPGCRSATGKRDAPCRSRRVCAEKPDS
- a CDS encoding Mrp/NBP35 family ATP-binding protein, whose protein sequence is MQNCGGSEKQITEKQASNDMDERLRKQMMRIRHKVMVLSGKGGVGKSTVAANVAVALALEGKKVGLLDVDFHGPSIPRLLHIEGPPPMTPGARLSPAVYGENLKVVSLGFLLPEQDSAVIWRGPLKMGVIKQLLADVDWGDLDYMIIDFPPGTGDEPLSVAQLIPDSSGALIVTTPQDLSLSDVRKSIDFCRKVKVPVLGVIENMSGFVCPNCKTVIDIFKRGGGENMARSMGVPFLGRIPIDPRIVEASDSGTPFVYHYSGTEAAVAFQPIIGLLLDLKEKTRLH